The following DNA comes from Chryseobacterium gallinarum.
TTCATTTTCCTGTTTTTAAAAATTGATTTTAACATTAACCCCAAAACCTCTGGTTGATGGTAATTGTCCATCTTCTCCAAAATTTTGTGAAAGCTCAGAAGGGTCAAGTCTATGTTTATTATCTTTTGAAACAGAAATCAGCCATGGATTTCTTGCTGTTAATCCAATAGACATATTGGAAATTCCTGTATTGGCAAAAAGTGATCTCGGTAACTGATAATTTACAGCAATTTCTCTGAGTTTAATATAACTGGCATTGTGAATAAATGGCTCAGCAATTCTATTGGCGTGAAATTGTTTAAAATAATCACTGGCTTCTACATACATATCTACTGGCGCTCCTGTATTATCTACGCCCGTTACCCGAACTCCTCCTCCATCAGCTACTGCATCTCTTACATTATGTCCCCTGTCATTCATAGCAGCAGTCTCCTCCAGCAAGCCCCCCGAATTTCCCCATTGTTCTGAAAGTGAGAAGAACTTACCTCCTTTTTGGAAATCAATTGTAAAGCCCAAACTTATTCCTTTATAGCTAAATGTATTATAAAATCCTCCTGTAAATTCCGGTAATATACTTCCAAAAGCTTTATTAGGTTCATATTCATAGAGACCTCTGGAATTAATTACGGGATTACCATTTATATCTCTTTTAATTCCCGTTCCATAAAGCTGTCCCCATTCCAATCCTTCTTTCTGAAGTATAGACACGTAATTGAATGCATTGGAATCACCGTACTGGATTGATTCAAGATTTTCATTTACCTTTGAAATTGTTGATTTATTCCTTGCCCAGTTAATTGAGGTTGTCCAGCTAAATCCATTATCACTTCTAAATATGTCCCCTGAGAGGGCTAATTCAACTCCTTTTCTTTTGGCGTTGGCTGAATTTATTAAAACATCCAATTTTCCGCTGGAAGAAGCTAATGTTACCGGTATAGGCTCATTTTTTCTGGTTTCATCATAGTAGGTGGCCCCAAAAGATAATCTGTTTTTTAAAAATTTTAAATCTACTCCTATTTCTTTATTGTCGTTAAGGGCAGGCTTCAATCCTTTACCTATGATCCGGGTAGGAAACCACGCTGTCTGGTACAAATTATTCCCTACAGCTAATGGCTGGTTTCCGTTTCTATACTCAGGATTTGTAAGGGTAGCTGTTAAATCAGCCGGAATTTGAGCAATACCTGCTCTGAGCTTAAAATAGGTTACAATATCATTTTTCGGCAGTAAATTATGCAATAATAAACTGGCTCCCACTGAATAGCTCACAAATGAATTATCACTATTCAAGTATGCGGAATTGATATCATTTCTTACCGATGCTTCAACAAAATAAGTATCTTTAAAACCTACTGAAGCCGATGCATATAAAGATTTGTATTGCTGCTTATAATCATATGGCTTTGCTATAATAGGAATATTGGTATTTTTAAAATTAAAGACGTCCGGGGTTAAAAGCCATTGTGTTGTTCCTGTAACATCCATTACCTGGGAGTTGCCATCCCACCGTCTGTTAGTAATATTAGCACCACCGATAGCTGTAAGATCAATTTCACCGAATTTCTTCTGATATGTTAAACGCCCTTCATACTGATCCTCAGTATACTGATTTTCTCTTACTCCAAAACCATTAAGTAACGTCAGATATCCTCCAGGCGTTAATGACCCTGTTCCTGATCCATTTTTAGCCAATATATTAGGCATAAAATATCTATTTGTAGACTTGTTCTGAGTTCTTGAAAAAGATACCCTGGCTGTCAGTCCGTCAGCAATCCTGTACGATGGAGCGACGGATAATAATAAAGTATTTCTGTCTGTATAATTTCTGAAATGTTTCATCCAGGTATAAGGGTTAATCCAAAATGCGGGTTTGGCTTTATAACCGGTTGGGGAATAATCATCCGGTCCCCACCAGTTCCAGCTGGCAGAATATCCTTCCGGAGTTTGTAAATTTTGTAACTCTTTCAATTTTTTCATATCCAGGTCCCTACCAAACCATTGATTAAAAGAACCTGATGTCTGGTTACTATAGCCATCATTAAAATCCCCTGTCACTCTCCCATCAGAAAAGTTAACAATCGCATCAACAGATAAACGGTCATTAAATTTATAGGTACCATTAAGATTCAGATAGTTTCTTTTTAATGAAGTATAGGGCGTAATACCATTTTGGTTTAAATTAGTAAAAGACAATCTTGCAGTGAAAGCATCACTGCCACCAGAAACAGAGACCGTATTTTTAAACGTAAGAGCTTTATCATAAAAGTCTTTTACGTTATTAGGCTGTGCTTCATATTTTGCAGTTTTTCCAAAATAGGGGCTATCTTTCCACCATGCATACCAGGGAATATAATCCTGTCCATCCATTCTTGGTCCCCAGGATTCATCAGTATAATTATTATCACCGTCCAAATGTCTCTTCCCATTAAATATTTCCCATTCTGCCGGCATTGTTGCAGGATCAAACACAAAGGTTTTAAAAGATGAATTTCCAGCTGCTCCCTGGCCATATAAATTTTGGAATTTCATTGTTCTTGCAACCATATCCACAGTAGTTGTAGAGTTTAATTCTATACTAAGTCTGCTCTTACTTCCTTTTTTTGTAGTCATAACGATGACTCCGTATTGAGCTCTCACCCCGTATAAAGATGTTGCGTTAGGCCCTTTCAGAACATTTACAGACTCAACAATATCCATA
Coding sequences within:
- a CDS encoding SusC/RagA family TonB-linked outer membrane protein — protein: MKKLKTSLLVLVLTSSIAVTNAQQKKDTMKTKEIEGVVVTALGIKREEKSLSYANQTVKAKDLNLTQNVDVKNSIVGKVAGVQLNGQAGSKLGETGKLRLRGAVSLLNDADPIYVLDGVIVDPNTIDMDIVESVNVLKGPNATSLYGVRAQYGVIVMTTKKGSKSRLSIELNSTTTVDMVARTMKFQNLYGQGAAGNSSFKTFVFDPATMPAEWEIFNGKRHLDGDNNYTDESWGPRMDGQDYIPWYAWWKDSPYFGKTAKYEAQPNNVKDFYDKALTFKNTVSVSGGSDAFTARLSFTNLNQNGITPYTSLKRNYLNLNGTYKFNDRLSVDAIVNFSDGRVTGDFNDGYSNQTSGSFNQWFGRDLDMKKLKELQNLQTPEGYSASWNWWGPDDYSPTGYKAKPAFWINPYTWMKHFRNYTDRNTLLLSVAPSYRIADGLTARVSFSRTQNKSTNRYFMPNILAKNGSGTGSLTPGGYLTLLNGFGVRENQYTEDQYEGRLTYQKKFGEIDLTAIGGANITNRRWDGNSQVMDVTGTTQWLLTPDVFNFKNTNIPIIAKPYDYKQQYKSLYASASVGFKDTYFVEASVRNDINSAYLNSDNSFVSYSVGASLLLHNLLPKNDIVTYFKLRAGIAQIPADLTATLTNPEYRNGNQPLAVGNNLYQTAWFPTRIIGKGLKPALNDNKEIGVDLKFLKNRLSFGATYYDETRKNEPIPVTLASSSGKLDVLINSANAKRKGVELALSGDIFRSDNGFSWTTSINWARNKSTISKVNENLESIQYGDSNAFNYVSILQKEGLEWGQLYGTGIKRDINGNPVINSRGLYEYEPNKAFGSILPEFTGGFYNTFSYKGISLGFTIDFQKGGKFFSLSEQWGNSGGLLEETAAMNDRGHNVRDAVADGGGVRVTGVDNTGAPVDMYVEASDYFKQFHANRIAEPFIHNASYIKLREIAVNYQLPRSLFANTGISNMSIGLTARNPWLISVSKDNKHRLDPSELSQNFGEDGQLPSTRGFGVNVKINF